In Chroicocephalus ridibundus chromosome 4, bChrRid1.1, whole genome shotgun sequence, one genomic interval encodes:
- the ARF6 gene encoding ADP-ribosylation factor 6: protein MGKVLSKIFGNKEMRILMLGLDAAGKTTILYKLKLGQSVTTIPTVGFNVETVTYKNVKFNVWDVGGQDKIRPLWRHYYTGTQGLIFVVDCADRDRIDEARQELHRIINDREMRDAIILIFANKQDLPDAMKPHEIQEKLGLTRIRDRNWYVQPSCATTGDGLYEGLTWLTSNYKS from the coding sequence ATGGGCAAGGTGCTGTCCAAGATCTTCGGCAACAAGGAGATGCGGATCCTGATGCTGGGTCTGGACGCGGCTGGTAAAACCACCATCCTGTACAAACTGAAGCTGGGCCAGTCCGTCACCACCATCCCCACCGTGGGCTTCAACGTGGAGACGGTTACTTACAAAAACGTCAAGTTCAACGTGTGGGATGTCGGGGGCCAGGACAAGATCCGTCCCCTCTGGAGGCACTACTACACGGGCACGCAAGGGTTGATCTTTGTGGTGGACTGCGCCGATCGCGACCGCATCGACGAGGCCCGCCAGGAGCTCCACCGCATCATCAACGACAGGGAGATGCGGGACGCCATCATCCTCATCTTCGCCAacaagcaggacctgcctgatGCCATGAAACCCCATGAAATCCAGGAGAAACTGGGCCTGACCCGAATTAGGGATAGGAATTGGTACGTGCAGCCCTCCTGTGCTACTACAGGGGATGGACTCTATGAAGGGCTGACATGGTTAACATCCAATTATAAATCCTAA